A window of Clostridium sp. Marseille-P299 contains these coding sequences:
- a CDS encoding response regulator transcription factor gives MISSEAKQKILEVDDNKEIVFSITKLLEYEGYEIYQAFDGIEALELLNNQPVDLILLDIMIPKMNGISALMKIRHSLKIPVIILSAKSEESDKVSGLSIGADDYVTKPYNTSELVARVKAQL, from the coding sequence GTGATTAGTAGTGAAGCAAAACAAAAAATTTTGGAGGTAGATGATAACAAAGAAATTGTGTTCTCCATTACGAAGCTTTTGGAATATGAGGGGTATGAAATATACCAAGCTTTTGACGGTATAGAGGCATTAGAATTATTAAATAATCAGCCAGTGGATCTTATTCTTTTAGATATTATGATTCCAAAAATGAATGGAATCTCTGCATTGATGAAAATTAGGCATAGTTTGAAAATTCCAGTCATCATTTTATCAGCAAAATCAGAAGAGAGTGATAAAGTTTCAGGACTTTCCATAGGCGCAGATGATTATGTAACAAAACCATATAATACTTCTGAACTTGTGGCTAGAGTAAAAGCTCAACTTTGA
- a CDS encoding GNAT family N-acetyltransferase, which produces MSEQRVRIENIKDSLLIRSATLEDASILTKWWNDGTVMAHAGFPNGLNQSIEQTKEQIRNNDLRLSQQCIIEMEDKRIGEIFFGIGQEFAEIGIKICEIEYQNKGLGTKLIHMLIDFLFEDTNINNKVRIKKIILDTNLKNIRAQHVYEKIGFTKVSVNYNSWKDQLGILQSSVYYELTREQYEEGARRGSDNEVNREKCY; this is translated from the coding sequence GTGAGTGAGCAAAGAGTTAGAATTGAAAATATAAAAGATAGTTTGTTAATACGTAGCGCAACGTTAGAAGATGCTAGCATTCTTACGAAATGGTGGAATGATGGAACAGTAATGGCCCATGCAGGATTTCCAAATGGATTAAATCAATCCATTGAGCAAACGAAAGAACAAATCAGAAATAATGATTTAAGACTATCACAACAATGCATTATCGAAATGGAAGATAAAAGAATAGGTGAAATATTCTTTGGGATTGGTCAAGAGTTTGCGGAAATCGGTATTAAGATATGTGAAATAGAATATCAAAACAAAGGATTGGGAACAAAATTAATACATATGCTAATAGATTTTCTTTTTGAGGATACGAATATTAATAATAAGGTACGTATTAAAAAGATTATTCTTGATACGAATTTAAAGAATATTAGAGCACAGCATGTATACGAAAAAATAGGATTTACTAAAGTATCTGTGAATTATAATTCGTGGAAAGATCAATTAGGGATTTTACAATCCAGCGTATATTATGAACTAACTAGAGAGCAATATGAAGAAGGAGCTCGAAGGGGTTCTGATAATGAAGTTAATCGTGAAAAATGTTATTAG
- a CDS encoding DUF1648 domain-containing protein: MKLKKNKYEILVEIICLILLIGVLIYLFLNWNSIPDKIPGHYNATGEIDRIGSKKELLVLPIVSWLMYLGMTVLEKFPQVWNTGVTVTEENKERVYRVLKNMLSTMKLIMVAVFVYLTINSSQAKSLPVLFLPVFLTLMFGSIIFFIIKLVRIR, from the coding sequence TTGAAATTAAAAAAGAATAAGTATGAAATTTTAGTAGAAATTATATGTTTAATTTTACTGATCGGAGTTTTGATTTACCTATTTTTAAATTGGAATAGTATACCAGATAAAATTCCAGGTCATTATAATGCTACGGGCGAAATTGATAGGATTGGAAGCAAAAAAGAATTACTAGTGCTTCCTATCGTTAGCTGGCTGATGTACTTAGGAATGACCGTATTAGAAAAATTTCCTCAGGTTTGGAATACAGGTGTTACAGTGACAGAAGAAAATAAGGAACGAGTTTATCGAGTATTAAAAAATATGTTAAGTACAATGAAATTAATAATGGTAGCCGTTTTTGTGTACTTAACAATAAATTCTTCACAGGCAAAATCATTACCAGTTTTATTTCTTCCTGTATTTTTGACATTGATGTTTGGATCAATCATATTTTTTATTATAAAGTTAGTTAGAATTAGATAA
- a CDS encoding epoxyqueuosine reductase, giving the protein MISEIISELKTRGINFMKVIDISKLPVKENSGYNVAILIGIVLSPYYILQQSKENIIDHSEFREKEYLAGEIAEWLANFIIAKGYRARAQSDRNLINGFYDGTTKTTTLPHKKIAILAGLGWIGKSNLLVTPEYGSAFCMCTVLTNAPLPIEDKPMIMPKCGDCTVCKDICPTSAIHGTTWEQGMNRDLLVDVYHCVGCLKCLVNCPWTQKYMYNNITK; this is encoded by the coding sequence ATGATTAGCGAAATAATTTCAGAGTTAAAAACTCGCGGCATTAATTTTATGAAAGTAATTGATATATCGAAGCTTCCTGTAAAAGAAAATAGTGGTTACAACGTTGCAATTTTGATAGGAATAGTACTAAGCCCTTATTACATCCTACAACAATCTAAAGAAAATATTATTGATCATTCCGAGTTTAGGGAAAAGGAGTACCTTGCTGGTGAAATTGCAGAATGGTTGGCTAATTTTATCATAGCAAAAGGATACAGAGCCAGAGCGCAATCGGATCGAAATCTAATAAATGGATTTTATGATGGAACAACAAAAACTACTACTCTTCCGCATAAAAAAATTGCTATATTGGCTGGACTAGGTTGGATTGGGAAAAGTAATTTGTTAGTTACACCGGAATATGGAAGTGCGTTTTGTATGTGTACTGTTTTAACAAACGCACCGCTTCCAATTGAAGACAAACCAATGATAATGCCTAAATGTGGGGATTGCACTGTTTGCAAGGATATATGTCCCACCAGTGCTATCCATGGAACTACATGGGAACAAGGTATGAATAGAGATCTTCTAGTTGATGTATACCACTGCGTTGGCTGTTTAAAATGTTTAGTCAACTGTCCATGGACTCAAAAGTATATGTATAATAATATAACTAAATAA
- a CDS encoding cysteine peptidase family C39 domain-containing protein — protein MYILILNILNKVICVALWIFFIDAILMSVPIYHFKKNNSYSDRYILDFENHIDFQSGNSCAAFATAYILRYFNINADGNTLYKDFPCKLHDGSITPLGIRKVFKRYGFKTKYYKGNMNSLKAELEKGIPVIVFIHSTPTAKARHFVPVTGFDKEGFYLAESIEKLSNIANDNGVYNRKVLFSEFRKMWNIKTIYMPFYSFTYISIIPKENFK, from the coding sequence ATGTACATACTTATATTAAATATTCTAAATAAGGTAATATGCGTAGCCTTATGGATTTTTTTCATAGATGCTATATTAATGTCAGTACCAATATATCACTTTAAAAAAAATAATAGTTATTCAGATAGATATATATTAGATTTTGAAAACCATATTGATTTTCAAAGTGGTAATTCGTGTGCTGCCTTTGCAACAGCATACATTTTAAGATATTTTAATATAAATGCAGATGGTAATACTTTATACAAAGATTTTCCATGTAAATTACATGATGGAAGCATTACTCCTTTAGGTATAAGAAAAGTGTTTAAAAGATATGGATTCAAAACGAAATATTATAAAGGAAATATGAATAGCTTAAAGGCGGAATTAGAAAAGGGGATCCCTGTTATAGTATTTATACATTCAACTCCAACAGCAAAGGCAAGGCATTTTGTCCCAGTGACAGGATTTGACAAAGAAGGATTTTATCTTGCTGAATCGATAGAAAAATTAAGCAATATTGCTAATGATAATGGTGTTTATAACCGAAAAGTTCTTTTTAGTGAATTCAGAAAAATGTGGAACATAAAAACAATTTATATGCCTTTTTATAGTTTTACATATATCTCAATTATCCCAAAAGAGAATTTTAAATAG
- a CDS encoding IS3 family transposase (programmed frameshift) codes for MYSTELKLKVVQRYLKGDVSIKDVAKEFNVDKSDVRKWRDAYIQNDIEGLYTTHGSYTGDFKISVVEYIHNTGASIRQAAAYFNIPSPPTISKWEHIYFEQGKEALYIDNRGRANKMKNTMKKESQKKNVQENEDLLTEVQRLRMENAYLKKFECLNSRTGKIREEDKVAVITELRQEFKMTALLKYVGMSRSTYYYYVKKLNKPDKYERIKEEITAIYHENQGRYGYRRITMELHNRGYKINHKTVQRLMKTLQLKCMVRIKKYRSYRGEIGNIAPNLIQRDFTATKPNQKWTTDITEFSLFGTKLYLSPILDMYNSEIISYSISERPVLSQVMDMLDKAFKKLSDSTNLVFHSDQGWQYQHRSYQMRLKEKGIQQSMSRKGNCLDNSLMENFFGLLKSELMYLRTFESIEEFKKELRNYIDYYNNKRIKSKLKGMSPVEYRTHSMKVA; via the exons ATGTATTCCACAGAATTAAAACTTAAAGTGGTACAAAGATATTTAAAAGGCGATGTTTCTATAAAAGATGTTGCCAAAGAATTCAATGTTGATAAAAGTGATGTTAGAAAATGGAGAGATGCATACATACAAAATGATATTGAAGGTTTGTACACAACTCATGGAAGTTATACTGGAGATTTTAAAATATCTGTCGTAGAATATATTCATAATACAGGAGCATCTATACGTCAAGCTGCAGCCTATTTTAACATCCCTTCGCCACCAACGATATCAAAATGGGAACATATTTATTTTGAACAAGGCAAAGAAGCTCTGTATATCGATAATCGAGGAAGGGCTAATAAAATGAAGAATACCATGAAGAAAGAATCGCAAAAGAAAAATGTACAAGAAAACGAAGACTTATTAACTGAAGTGCAAAGACTGCGTATGGAGAATGCTTACTTAAAAAAAT TTGAATGCCTTAATTCACGCACGGGAAAAATCCGGGAAGAAGACAAAGTAGCTGTCATTACCGAATTAAGGCAAGAATTTAAAATGACAGCATTACTTAAATATGTTGGTATGTCAAGAAGTACTTACTACTATTATGTAAAAAAATTAAACAAGCCCGATAAATATGAGCGTATAAAAGAAGAGATCACCGCCATTTATCATGAGAACCAGGGAAGATATGGATACCGCAGAATTACTATGGAACTCCATAATCGTGGATATAAAATCAATCATAAAACTGTTCAAAGGCTGATGAAAACTTTACAATTAAAATGCATGGTTAGGATTAAGAAATATCGCTCTTACAGGGGTGAAATAGGAAATATTGCTCCGAATCTTATTCAACGAGATTTCACAGCAACAAAGCCGAATCAAAAATGGACAACTGATATCACTGAATTTTCTTTGTTTGGAACAAAACTTTATCTTTCTCCAATTTTAGATATGTATAATAGCGAGATAATTAGCTACAGTATAAGCGAACGACCTGTTCTTAGTCAGGTAATGGATATGTTGGACAAAGCTTTTAAAAAGTTATCTGATAGCACAAATTTGGTATTTCATAGTGATCAAGGCTGGCAGTACCAACATAGATCATACCAGATGCGCTTGAAAGAAAAAGGTATTCAGCAAAGTATGTCCAGAAAAGGAAATTGCCTAGATAACTCTCTCATGGAAAACTTCTTTGGGCTCTTGAAATCAGAATTAATGTATTTAAGAACATTTGAATCTATAGAAGAGTTTAAAAAAGAACTTAGAAATTACATAGATTATTATAATAACAAACGAATTAAGAGTAAACTAAAAGGAATGAGCCCTGTAGAGTACAGAACTCATTCCATGAAAGTAGCGTAA
- a CDS encoding GNAT family N-acetyltransferase → MITIKETSRSEISNVKKLWADGDVMRFVGFPDGLHETEERMNDWYDWILSTRPMVNHYSIFEDAVYCGETFFKIDNEHSNSAALDIKLFKFARGKGIATKALSFAIEEAFKNGAEKVWVDPNSINSRAIALYERLGFERKPMPEYLLDEDETTSIYMELKEK, encoded by the coding sequence ATGATTACTATTAAAGAGACAAGCAGAAGTGAGATATCTAATGTAAAAAAATTATGGGCAGATGGAGATGTTATGAGATTTGTAGGATTTCCAGATGGACTACACGAAACAGAAGAAAGAATGAACGATTGGTACGATTGGATTTTATCTACCAGACCAATGGTAAACCATTATTCCATCTTCGAAGATGCTGTGTATTGTGGAGAGACTTTTTTTAAGATTGATAATGAGCATAGTAATAGTGCTGCGTTGGATATCAAATTATTTAAGTTTGCGAGAGGTAAAGGAATAGCGACTAAAGCGCTTTCTTTTGCAATCGAGGAGGCATTTAAAAATGGCGCAGAAAAGGTTTGGGTAGACCCTAATTCGATTAACAGTAGAGCTATTGCTTTGTATGAGAGATTAGGATTTGAGCGTAAACCAATGCCTGAATATTTGCTTGACGAAGATGAAACCACATCAATTTACATGGAACTTAAAGAAAAATGA
- a CDS encoding AraC family transcriptional regulator, translating into MNLIEQLNRAIGYIELNLTDAEALSSVANVTSYSSYHFQRIFNYLTDMPLSEYIRKRKMSVAVVDLQRGDKVIDVAVKYGYNSADSFTRAFERQHGFTPTIVRKDGVKFQIYPPLTFQIQIKGVQKMTCKIETKSAFEMFGVYGEISSDMEKAFEEVPMFCKQCDDDGSVDEMNNLLGEEPDTMLHAALYDHTKTTFKYMICQHVPEAMDIPERFTILHVPAMTWAIFSVDDCEMQNMWRRIYAEWLPTSGYNLVGDINFEMYYGKADNTRGEIWIPVEPQ; encoded by the coding sequence ATGAATCTCATTGAACAACTTAACCGTGCAATTGGGTATATTGAGTTGAACCTGACTGATGCAGAAGCATTGTCATCTGTAGCAAATGTAACATCATATTCGTCATATCATTTTCAACGTATATTCAATTACCTTACAGATATGCCACTTTCAGAGTATATAAGGAAACGCAAAATGTCAGTTGCGGTAGTGGACCTGCAAAGAGGAGATAAGGTAATTGATGTTGCTGTAAAATACGGATATAACAGCGCAGATAGCTTCACAAGAGCATTTGAAAGGCAACATGGTTTCACACCAACAATTGTTCGGAAGGACGGCGTGAAGTTTCAGATATATCCTCCTTTGACTTTTCAAATTCAGATTAAAGGAGTGCAAAAAATGACATGTAAGATTGAAACAAAAAGTGCATTTGAAATGTTCGGTGTTTATGGCGAAATAAGTTCCGATATGGAGAAAGCATTTGAGGAAGTACCAATGTTCTGTAAGCAGTGTGACGATGATGGTTCGGTTGACGAAATGAATAACTTATTGGGAGAAGAACCTGATACTATGCTCCATGCAGCACTGTATGACCACACGAAGACCACCTTTAAGTATATGATATGTCAGCATGTACCAGAAGCTATGGATATTCCGGAACGATTTACCATACTACATGTTCCGGCTATGACATGGGCTATATTTTCAGTGGATGACTGTGAGATGCAAAATATGTGGCGACGAATCTATGCAGAATGGCTTCCAACATCAGGTTATAATCTGGTGGGAGATATCAATTTCGAAATGTATTACGGCAAAGCAGATAATACGAGAGGTGAAATCTGGATTCCTGTTGAGCCTCAATAA